GGTCTGGTGATGCTGGACCTGGACGACTTCCGGTTCGTGAACGACGCGCTGGGACACCGCGCCGGGGACGAGTTCCTGCGGGAGACAGCGCGGCGGGTCCTGGCGGTCACGGGCACCCTGCCGGAGGTGGGGCAGGCGTGTTGCAGTCGCCTGGGCGCCGACGAGTTCGTGGTGCTGCTGCGGGACACCACTGCCGGCACCCTGATGACCCTGAGTGAACGGCTGCGGGACGCCCTGTCTCAGCCCGTGAACTTCGAGGGTCAGGAGCTGCGCCTGAGCGCGTCGGTGGGCGCGGCGCTGGCGGACCCCGCGCAGGACGCCGGGGCGGCGCTGCGCCGCGTGGATCTGGCGCTGGCGGAAGTGAAACGGCGGGGTGGGAACGGCGCGCAGCTGTTCGACCCGGCGCGGGACGACGCGGCGGCGGCGCGGCGGGTGCTGCTGGAGGCGCGGCTGCGTGGCGCGCTGGACCGGGATGAACTGACCCTGCACTACCAGCCGATGCTGGACGCGGACGGACAGGTGCGCCGCGCGGAGGCGCTACTGCGCTGGACGGACCCGGAGCTGGGCGCGGTGTCCCCGGCGGAGTTCGTACCGGTCGCGGAGGACGCCGGGTTCATGCCACAGGTGGACCTGTGGGTGATCGCGCGGGCCTGCAGTCAGCTGCGCGCGTGGCGGGACGCCGGGGTGACGTGGCAGGTGTCGGTGAACGTCACGCCGCCGCTGCTGCTGCGCCCGGAGTTCGTGTCCTGGCTGGCCGCGCAGCTTACGGCGCATGAGCTGCGCCCCGGCGACCTGGAACTGGAGGTCACCGAGCGGGTGCTGGTCGCGTCGGGTGAACGGCTGCGCGAGCCGCTTGCCGCGCTGCGCGTCCTGGGGGTGGACACGGCGCTGGACGATTTCGGGGTGGGGCAGTCCTCCCTGTCGTCGCTGCTGCACCTGCCGATCCGCACCCTGAAGATCGACCGGGCGTTCGTGCGGGTCCTGGACTGCCCGGCCGAGGCGCAGCGCGGCGCGCAGATCGTCGGGGCGATCGTGGCGCTCGGGCGGGCGCTGGGGCTGCGCGTGGTCGCCGAGGGAGTCGAGACGGACGCGCAGGCGCAGGCGGTGTGGGCGCTGGGCGTGTCCACCGTGCAGGGCTTCTGGTTCGCGCGGCCCGCGGCTGCCGGGAACCTGCCGCCCGGACTGACGGGACCGCGTTCGTCTGACCTGCAAAGACACGCCCCCGGTGCGCGGGGTGGGGGGGTGTTACCGTGAGGTCATGACCAGCACCGCCGAACCCACCACCGCCCGTGACACGGCCCTGTTTGACCTGATCGCCCAGGAGGCCGAGCGGCAGCGCCTCGGGCTGGAACTGATCGCCTCGGAGAACTTCACGTCGGCGGCGGTGCGCGAGGCGCAGGGCAGCATCGTGACGAACAAGTACGCGGAAGGCTACCCCGGCAAGCGCTGGTACGGCGGGTGCGAGGTCGTGGACCGCATCGAGCAGCTGGCCATCGACCGCCTGAAGGAACTGTTCGGCGCGGCGTGGGCGAACGTGCAGCCGCACAGTGGGTCCAGCGCGAACCTCGCGGTGTACAACGCGCTGATCGAGCCGGGGTCCGTGGTGCTGGGCATGGACCTCAGCCACGGCGGGCACCTGACGCACGGGAACCCCGTGAACTTCTCCGGGCTGCGCTACCAGATCGTGGGCTACAAGGTGAACCCCGAGACGGAACTGATCGACATGGACGAGGTCCGCCGTCTGGCGCACGAGCACAAACCGAAGATGATCATCGCGGGCGCCAGCGCGTACAGCCGCACCATCGACTTCGCGGCGTTCCGCGAGATTGCCGACGAGGTCGGCGCGATCCTGTTCGCGGACATCGCGCACATCGCGGGTCTGATCGCGGCGGGCGTGCACCCGAACGCGCTGCCGCACGCGCACGTGGTCGCCAGCACCACCCACAAGACCCTGCGCGGGCCGCGCGGCGGGATCATCCTGAGTAACGACCCGGAGATCGGCGCGAAGATCGACCGCGCCGTGTTCCCCGGTTACCAGGGTGGCCCGCTGGAGCACGTGATCGCCGCGAAGGCCGTCGCGTTCGGCGAGTGCCTGACCGACGAGTTCAAGGCATACGCCGCGCAGATCGTCCGTAACGCGCAGGCGCTCGCGAAGGCCTTCCAGGACAAGGGGTACCGCGTGGTGTCCGGCGGGACTGACAACCACCTGTTCGTGCTGGACCTGCGCCCGCAGGGCCTGAACGGCACCAAGGCCACGCGCCTGCTCGACGCGAACCACATCACGATCAGCAAGAGCACCCTGCCGTACGACACCGAGAAGATCCTGCACGGCGGCGGCATCCGCATCGGCACGCCCGCCGTCACCACGCGCGGCATGGTCGAAAGCGACATGCAGACCGTCGCGGACCTGATCGACCGTGCCCTGAAGGGCGAGGACGTCAAGGCCGAGGTGCACGCCTTCGCGGGGGCCTTCCGGATTCCCTGATCCCACACGCAGGCGGCGGGACCGGCGGGCGTTGACCCCGGCGGTCCCGCCGCTGTTCGCGCCGGGCGGTGCCAGTGGGGGGATAGCACCCCCAATCACTCACGTTATTTTGTGAACTTTTCCACTCCGGCGTGACATAGTGAAGCGTCCATGGATCTCGCCGCGCTGCCCAGTGACCTCACCCTGCACCTGACGCAGGTGGGCCTCACCGCCAGCAACCTCAGCGCCGCCCTGCGCCCCGTCCTGGACACCCTGACCAGCCACGCCGGGGCACGCACCGCCACGTACTACCAGCGGCGCGACCACACCGGCCGCGCCGGACCGCCCGGACCCAGCTACCCCGCGCGCGTCTGCCAGGGGCCCGCCCCGCTCCCCACCCTCCCCACCGACCTGACCCGCGCCCTGCAGCGTCACGCCGACCTGCTCGAATGGCCCCCGGACGGACACCGCCCACCCCTGCTGGCCGCGCCCATCCACGACCGGGACGGCACGCTCCTCGGGGCGCTCCTCATCACCCACGACACGCCCGACTGGAGCGCGTCGCACCGCACCCTGCTGCGCACCCTGGCCGGACTGGTCACGCTGGTCGCCGCGCGCCTGCACGCCGAGGAACGCGAACGCGACGCGCACGAACACGCCCTGCGCGCCCTGAGCCTCGCGCTGGAAGCCCGCGACCACGACCTGCGCGGCCACACCGACCGCGTCACGCAACTGGCGCTGCTCGTCGGGCAGGCCATGCACCTCCCACCCGACTCGCTGGGCGCGCTGCGCTGGGGCGCGTACCTGCACGACATCGGCAAACTGACCCTCCCGGACGACGTCCTGCACCACCCCGGCCCCCTGACCCCCGCCATGCGCGACCGCATGCACCAGCACGTCCAGGAAGGCCTGAACCTCGCCCGGCAACTGCCCTTCGTGCCGCCCGAGGCGCTGGACGTGATCGCCGCGCACCACGAACGCTGGGACGGCAGCGGCTACCCACGCGGCCGCAGCGGCACCGCCATTCCCCTGACCGCCCGGATCTTCGCCGCGTGCGACGTGTTCGACGCCCTGACCAGCCCCCGCGCGTACAAGCACGCCTGGACACCCGGCGACGCCCTGCACTTCGTGCAGCAGGGCAGCGGCACGCACTTCGACCCGCAGGTCGTGCAGGCCCTCACGCAGGTCCTCGGACACCACGCCGCGTAAGCAGAAAACATAGCTGCTATAGCCTATTCCGTCCACACGTAATCAGTGGTACGGTAGCCCATGCACCCCGAACAGCTCCTCCAGGCCTACGCCGACGCCGTCCACGCCCGCGACGCCGACGCCCTGCTCGCCCTGTACCACCCCGATGTCACCGTGTACGACATGTGGGAACACTGGCAGTACGACGGCCAGCAGCAGTGGCGCGGCATGATCGAGGGCTGGTTCGCCAGCCTCGGCGACGAGCGGGTGCAGGTCACCTTCGACGACGTCCGCAGCACCGTCACGCCCGATCTCGCCCTCGTGCACGCCTTCGTCACCTACGCGGGCCTCAGCGCCAGCGGCGAACGCCTGCGCACCATGAACAACCGCATCACCCTCACCCTGACCCCCGGCGGGACCGGCTGGCTGATCCTCCACGAACACAGCAGCGCCCCCGCCGAATTCAGCAGCGGCAAGGTCAACCTCCACCGACCAGCCTGAACGAGACACCTACACTGCGGTCGTGACGCATCAGGAAGGGATCGTGCAGGTGCTGGCCGCCATCCTCAGCCAGCCGCCGGAGGTCGTGCAGGCGTTCAGCCGGGGCAACCCGTTCGACAAGCTGCTGCGCAGTTACGACGAGTTCAACGCGCAGGGCCAGCCGCTCTACCGCCACCGCCGGGGCGCGGCGCACTACCGGATGTCCCGCGCGGCGTTCGCGTCGGGGCTGTGCGCGTCGCAACTGTACGGTGAGCACCGCGTGCCGCTGAACATCGTCAAGCGGCGACTGCTCGACACGGGCGGCGATCCGGAGCAGATCCGCGCGGTCCTGCGGGCGAACGAGGTCGTGCTGATCACCCCGGACGAGCAGCGGCGCCTGGACGCCTCGGTCGCGAACGGGGGGCTGGCGCTGCGGCAACGACTGCCCGAGGACGGCAGTGACCGGTTGACCTTCGCGGGCATCGAGATCGCCCCGGAGACCCTGACCCGCTGCCTGTAGCAGAAAGGCCGCGCCTCTCCCCTGCTGGGTGGCGCGGCCTTCTGGTCTTGTTCTCAGCGGGGCAGCACTGAGGTGCCCATGAGGTGCTGGTCGATGGCGCGGGCGGCCTGGCGGCCCTCGCGGATAGCCCACACGACGAGGCTCTGGCCGCGCCGCATGTCCCCGGCGGCGAAGACACCCTGCACGTTGGTGTGGTAGCCGCCCTCGTCGGTGTGGGCGTGGGCGTTGCCTCGGGCGTCCTTCTGAATGCCGAAGGCGTCGATGACGCTGCCGACGGGGCTGACGAAGCCCATGGCGAGCAGGACGAGGTCGGCCTTGTGGATTTCCTCGCTGCCGGGAACCTCGGTCAGCTGGCCGCCGTTGAATTCCATGCGGACGGTCTTGACGCCGGTGACCTTGCCGCCCTTGCCGATGAATTCCTTGGTCGCGATGGCGAATTCACGCACGGCACCTTCCTCGTGGCTGGTGCTGGTGCGGAGTTTCATGGGCCAGTAGGGCCACACGAGGGGTTTGTTCTCCTGTTCGGGCGGCTGGGGCATCACCTCGAACTGGGTCACGCTGGCGGCGCCGTGGCGGTTGCTGGTGCCGACGCAGTCGCTGCCAGTGTCGCCGCCGCCGATCACGATGACGTGTTTGCCGTCGGCGCGCAGCTGCTTTTTCAGTTTGTCGCCGGCGTTCACGCGGTTCTGCTGCGGCAGGAATTCCATGGCGAAGTGAATGCCGTCCAGGTCGCGGCCGGGCGCGGGCAGGTCGCGGGGCTGCTCGGCACCGCCCGCCAGAAGGACGGCGTCGAATTCGGCTTTCAGCTCGTCGGGCGTGACGGTCTTCTTGCTGAGGTTCGTGACCCGGCTGCCCTCGGGCCACGCGCCGACCAGGGTGCCGGTGCGGAAGGTGACGCCCTCGGCCTGCATCTGTTCGACGCGGCGGTCGATGTGGTGCTTGTCCATCTTGAAGTCGGGGATGCCGTAGCGCATCAGGCCGCCCACGCGGTCGTTCTTCTCGAACACGGTCACGTCGTGCCCGGCGCGCGCGAGCTGCTGCGCGGCGGCCAGCCCGGCGGGGCCCGAACCGATCACGGCGACCTTCTTCCCGGTCTTCACGGCGGGGGGTTGCGGCGTGACCCAGCCTTCCTGCCAGCCGCGTTCGATGATGCTCAGCTCGATGCTCTTGATGCCGACGGCGTCGCCATTGATGTTCAGGGTGCAGGCGGCCTCGCAGGGGGCGGGGCAGATGCGGCCGGTGAACTCGGGGAAGTTGTTCGTGGAGTGCAGGGTGTCCAGCGCGCTGCGCCAGTCGTCCTGGTACACGAGGTTGTTGAAGTCCGGGATGATGTTCCCGACGGGGCAGCCGTTGTTGCAGAACGGGATGCCGCAGTCCATGCAGCGGGTCGCCTGGAGGCGGGCGGCGTCCGGTGCCAGGGGCAGCAGGAACTCGTGGTAGTGCTTGAGGCGCGCGTCGACCGGGGCGTACTGGTCCTTGATGCGCGGCTGGTCGAGGAAGCCGGTGATCTTGCTCATGCGTGCTCCGGTGGGGGAACAGCGCCCGCCGCCTGGGTTGGGCGGGCACTGGGAGGGGTTACTTGGTCAGCGTGCCCTGCGCCGCGACGGGGTTGCCGGGCTGCGCGGTCTGCATGCTGGTCGTGTCGGCGGCCTGCACCGTGCCCGCCTGGGCGCGTTCGCGCAGGGCGCGCTGGTACTCCTTCGGGAAGACCTTGACGAAGCGCTTCAGAGTGGCCTCCCAGTCGTCGAGCAGTTCGGAGGCGCGCTGTGAGCCGGTCCACTTGTGGTGGCTTTCGAGCAGGCGGCGCAGGTGCGCCTCGTCGCTGTCACCGAAGTGGAGTGCGCCCTGGGTCTGGGCGAGCTGCTGGTCTTCGGGCAGCAGGGGGTGCAGGTCCACCATGCTGGTGTTGCAGCGTTTGGCGAAGCTGCCGTCCACGTCGTACACGTACGCGACGCCGCCGCTCATGCCCGCCGCGAAGTTGCGGCCGGTCTGGCCGAGCACGACGACAGTCCCGCCGGTCATGTACTCGCAGCCGTGGTCGCCGGTGCCCTCCACGACGGCCTCCGCGCCGCTGAGGCGCACGGCGAAGCGTTCGCCCGCCACGCCGCGGAAGAAGGCCTCACCGCTGGTCGCGCCGTACAGGACGGTGTTCCCGACGATGATGTTCTCCTCGGCCTTGCCGCGGAATTCGATGCTGGGGCGCACGGCCACGCGGCCACCCGAGAGGCCCTTGCCGGTGTAGTCGTTCGCGTCGCCGATCAGGTACAGGGTGATGCCGGGCGCGAGGAACGCGCCGAAGCTCTGCCCGCCGGTGCCTTCCATCTGGATGAACACGGTGTTGTCCGGCAGCCCCTCGGGGCGCACGCGGGTCAGTTCGCCGGACAGCATCGCGCCGACGGTGCGGTTGACGTTGCGGACGTCCTGCAGGAAGTGCACCTTCTCGCCTTTCTCGAAGGCGGGACGGCACTTCTCGATCAGTTGCAGATCAAGCGCGCCGCTGAGGCCGTGGTCCTGGGTGTGGAGGTGGCGCACGCCGACCTCCCCCGGCACCTCGGGGCGGTAGAAGACGCGGCTGAAGTCGAGGCCCTGCGCCTTCCAGTGCTCGATGCCTTTCTTCGTGTCGAGCAGGTCGGCGCGGCCGATCAGGTCGTCGAAGGAGCGGATGCCCAGGCTGGCCATGATGGCGCGGACTTCCTCGGCGATGAAGAAGAAGAAGTTGATGACGTGCTCGGGTTTGCCCTGGAAGCGGGCGCGCAGCACCGGGTCCTGCGTGGCGACACCGACGGGGCAGGTGTTCAGGTGGCACTTGCGCATCATGATGCAGCCCTGCGCGACCAGCGGCGCGGTGGCGAAACCGAACTCGTCGGCGCCCAGCAGCGCGGCGATCACGACGTCACGGCCGGTCTTGAGCTGCCCGTCGGTCTGCACGCGCACGCGGTCACGCAGGCGGTTCAGGACGAGGGTCTGCTGCGTCTCCGCGAGGCCCAGTTCCCAGGGCGACCCGGCGTGCTTGATGGAGCTCCAGGGGCTCGCGCCCGTACCGCCGTCGTGCCCGGCGATCACGATGTGGTCGGCCTTGGCCTTGGCGACCCCGGCGGCGATGGTGCCGACGCCGACCTCGGAGACGAGTTTCACGCTGATGTCCGCGCGGGGGTTCACGTTCTTCAGGTCGTGGATGAGCTGCGCGAGGTCCTCGATGGAGTAGATGTCGTGGTGCGGGGGCGGGCTGATCAGGCCCACGCCGGGCACGGAGTGGCGCAGGAAGCCGATGTACTCGCTGACCTTCCCGCCGGGCAGCTGGCCGCCCTCGCCGGGCTTGGCGCCCTGCGCCATCTTGATCTGGATCTGGTCGGCGCTCGTCAGGTAGTTCGTGGTGACACCGAAGCGGCCCGAGGCGACCTGCTTGATCTTGCTGCGCAGGGAGTCGCCGGGTTCCAGCGGGTAGTCCACTTCCACCCGGCTCTCGCCGAGGATGCTGGCGAGGGTGTGGCCCTCACCGAGGGTCTCGCCGCGCATCTCGCGTTCGTAGCGGGCGGGGTCCTCGCCGCCCTCGCCGGTGTTGCTCTTGCCGCCGATGCGGTTCATGGCGACGGCCAGGGTGGTGTGCGCCTCGGTGCTGATCGAGCCGAGGCTCATGGCGCCCGTGGCGAAGCGTTTGACGATCTCGCTGGCGGCTTCGACTTCTTCCAGCGGGACGGGCGTCACGCCGTCGGTCTTGAATTCGAACAGGCCGCGCAGGGTCATGTGGCGCTTGCTCTGGTCGTTGATGATCCGGGCGTACTCCTCGAACGTGGCGTAGTTGCCGCTGCGCACCGAGTGCTGCAACTTGGCGATGGAGTCCGGCGTCCACATGTGCTCCTCGCCGCGCACGCGCCAGGCGTACTCGCCACCCGCGTCGAGGTTCTGCGCCAGCACGGGATCGTCGCTGAACGCCGCGCGGTGGTTGCGCAGGGCTTCTTCGGCCACCTCGAAGATGCCGATCCCGCCGACCTGGGTGGGCGTGCCGTAGAAGTACTTCTGCACGAAGTCGGTCTTCAGGCCGACCGCCTCGAACAGCTGCGCGCCGCAGTAGCTCATGTACGTGCTGACGCCCATCTTCGACATGATCTTGCTCAGGCCCTTGCCGATCGCCTTGATGTAGTTGTAGATGGCCTTGTGCGCGTCGATGCCGTTCAGGGCAGGCATGCCGGGCACGTCGGTGTGCAGGTTGATCAGCGTTTCCAGCGCGAGGTACGGGTGGATGGCCTCGGCGCCGTACCCGGCGAGCGCGGCGAAGTGGTGCACCTCGCGGGCGTCGCCGGTCTCGACGACCAGACCGACCTTCATGCGCAGGCCCGCCTTCACGAGGTGGTGGTGGATGCTGCTCAGGGCCAGCAGGCTGGGAATCGCGACGCGTTCGCGGTCCACGCGGCGGTCACTGATGATGATGACGTTGTGCCCGCTCTCGATGGCGTCCACCGCCCAGGCGTTGATGGTCGCCAGTTTGGCTTCCACGCCGCGCGCGCCCCACTCGGCGGGGTAGGTGATGTCGAGGTCGTACGCCTTGAACTTCCCGCGGGTGTGCTCCTCGATGTTGCGCACGCGGGCCATGTCGTCGAAGTCCAGGATGGGCTGCTCGACTTCCAGGCGCAGCTGCGGGTTCACGGCGTTGATGTCCAGCAGGTTCGGGCGCGGCCCCACGAACGACACGAGGCTCATGACGACCGACTCGCGGATCGGGTCGATGGGCGGGTTCGTGACCTGCGCGAACAGCTGCCGGAAGTAGTTGAACAGCGGCTTGTTCTTCCCGGACAGCACGGCCAGCGGGCTGTCGTTGCCCATGCTGCCGATGCCTTCCTCGCCGGTCAGGGCCATGGGGCCCATCAGGAACTTCAGGTCCTCCTGGGTGTACCCGAAGGCCTGCTGGCGGTCCAGCAGCGACTCGCGGAACTGCCCGACCGTGCCGGTCTCCTCGCTGTCGTCCAGGCGGAAGCGGGTGTTCTCCACCCACTGCGCGTAGGGCTTGGCGGACGCGAACTGGTTCTTCAGTTCGTCGTCCTCGATGATGCGGCCCTGCTCGAAGTCGATCAGGAACATCCGGCCCGGTTGCAGGCGCCACTTCTTCACGATCTTGCTCTCGGGGACGGGCAGCACGCCGGATTCGCTGGC
This region of Deinococcus sp. JMULE3 genomic DNA includes:
- a CDS encoding glutamate synthase subunit beta encodes the protein MSKITGFLDQPRIKDQYAPVDARLKHYHEFLLPLAPDAARLQATRCMDCGIPFCNNGCPVGNIIPDFNNLVYQDDWRSALDTLHSTNNFPEFTGRICPAPCEAACTLNINGDAVGIKSIELSIIERGWQEGWVTPQPPAVKTGKKVAVIGSGPAGLAAAQQLARAGHDVTVFEKNDRVGGLMRYGIPDFKMDKHHIDRRVEQMQAEGVTFRTGTLVGAWPEGSRVTNLSKKTVTPDELKAEFDAVLLAGGAEQPRDLPAPGRDLDGIHFAMEFLPQQNRVNAGDKLKKQLRADGKHVIVIGGGDTGSDCVGTSNRHGAASVTQFEVMPQPPEQENKPLVWPYWPMKLRTSTSHEEGAVREFAIATKEFIGKGGKVTGVKTVRMEFNGGQLTEVPGSEEIHKADLVLLAMGFVSPVGSVIDAFGIQKDARGNAHAHTDEGGYHTNVQGVFAAGDMRRGQSLVVWAIREGRQAARAIDQHLMGTSVLPR
- a CDS encoding nuclear transport factor 2 family protein, encoding MHPEQLLQAYADAVHARDADALLALYHPDVTVYDMWEHWQYDGQQQWRGMIEGWFASLGDERVQVTFDDVRSTVTPDLALVHAFVTYAGLSASGERLRTMNNRITLTLTPGGTGWLILHEHSSAPAEFSSGKVNLHRPA
- a CDS encoding bifunctional diguanylate cyclase/phosphodiesterase; its protein translation is MTVPAVPDDQRGTRLVLGALLGLYVLHLLNLRGQLPPGAAQGMADQAYVLLFVGSGVLTWVLAGRAAFPAPWRWMAGGTALWGLGQLVYAALDQADVQVTLADPLFLAYPACFLVAFMLVERRWPSLPGWAARLDVLAMVSAVSAFAWFFLLAAQAQREDVSRLDNVVTMLYPLSDLLLLALLLAQVWRGMTLRSSTLRRSLALLAAGMLAFVVADLGFVYLTLRGEYGDGVGWPDALWPLGALLLPAALSGSLAPPRAAPPRRAGPPTLVSLLAPYLSLVAAFSLLLLIPQGLPERGALLLTFLTALLVAARQTLAVRDLRVRTGELARSQAQVQAEALRDPLTGLGNRLKLNGSLDHALKVGGRVGLVMLDLDDFRFVNDALGHRAGDEFLRETARRVLAVTGTLPEVGQACCSRLGADEFVVLLRDTTAGTLMTLSERLRDALSQPVNFEGQELRLSASVGAALADPAQDAGAALRRVDLALAEVKRRGGNGAQLFDPARDDAAAARRVLLEARLRGALDRDELTLHYQPMLDADGQVRRAEALLRWTDPELGAVSPAEFVPVAEDAGFMPQVDLWVIARACSQLRAWRDAGVTWQVSVNVTPPLLLRPEFVSWLAAQLTAHELRPGDLELEVTERVLVASGERLREPLAALRVLGVDTALDDFGVGQSSLSSLLHLPIRTLKIDRAFVRVLDCPAEAQRGAQIVGAIVALGRALGLRVVAEGVETDAQAQAVWALGVSTVQGFWFARPAAAGNLPPGLTGPRSSDLQRHAPGARGGGVLP
- the glyA gene encoding serine hydroxymethyltransferase encodes the protein MTSTAEPTTARDTALFDLIAQEAERQRLGLELIASENFTSAAVREAQGSIVTNKYAEGYPGKRWYGGCEVVDRIEQLAIDRLKELFGAAWANVQPHSGSSANLAVYNALIEPGSVVLGMDLSHGGHLTHGNPVNFSGLRYQIVGYKVNPETELIDMDEVRRLAHEHKPKMIIAGASAYSRTIDFAAFREIADEVGAILFADIAHIAGLIAAGVHPNALPHAHVVASTTHKTLRGPRGGIILSNDPEIGAKIDRAVFPGYQGGPLEHVIAAKAVAFGECLTDEFKAYAAQIVRNAQALAKAFQDKGYRVVSGGTDNHLFVLDLRPQGLNGTKATRLLDANHITISKSTLPYDTEKILHGGGIRIGTPAVTTRGMVESDMQTVADLIDRALKGEDVKAEVHAFAGAFRIP
- a CDS encoding glutamate synthase-related protein, giving the protein MNRTDNRVTPAEAPHTPATPASGAELNLAREKGLYSGAEHDACGVGFVAHIKGRKNHAIVQQGLKILENLDHRGAVGADPLMGDGAGLLIQIPDEFYRAEFAQQGVTLPPPGDYGVGMIFLPKEIASRRACEQELERAITAEGQVVLGWRDVPVNAEMPMSPAVREKEPVIRQVFIGAGPDTLVPDALERKLYVIRRRASNAIRALNFTHGAEYYVPSMSCRTVIYKGLLLATQVGEYYLDLQDERVVSALALVHQRFSTNTFPEWPLAHPYRMVAHNGEINTVKGNFNWMRAREGIMASPVLGDDLKKLYPISFEGESDTATFDNALELLTLAGYPMAHAAMMMIPEAWEQNEHLDPRRRAFYEYHASMMEPWDGPAAMVFTDGRQVGATLDRNGLRPARYVQTRDDLVILASESGVLPVPESKIVKKWRLQPGRMFLIDFEQGRIIEDDELKNQFASAKPYAQWVENTRFRLDDSEETGTVGQFRESLLDRQQAFGYTQEDLKFLMGPMALTGEEGIGSMGNDSPLAVLSGKNKPLFNYFRQLFAQVTNPPIDPIRESVVMSLVSFVGPRPNLLDINAVNPQLRLEVEQPILDFDDMARVRNIEEHTRGKFKAYDLDITYPAEWGARGVEAKLATINAWAVDAIESGHNVIIISDRRVDRERVAIPSLLALSSIHHHLVKAGLRMKVGLVVETGDAREVHHFAALAGYGAEAIHPYLALETLINLHTDVPGMPALNGIDAHKAIYNYIKAIGKGLSKIMSKMGVSTYMSYCGAQLFEAVGLKTDFVQKYFYGTPTQVGGIGIFEVAEEALRNHRAAFSDDPVLAQNLDAGGEYAWRVRGEEHMWTPDSIAKLQHSVRSGNYATFEEYARIINDQSKRHMTLRGLFEFKTDGVTPVPLEEVEAASEIVKRFATGAMSLGSISTEAHTTLAVAMNRIGGKSNTGEGGEDPARYEREMRGETLGEGHTLASILGESRVEVDYPLEPGDSLRSKIKQVASGRFGVTTNYLTSADQIQIKMAQGAKPGEGGQLPGGKVSEYIGFLRHSVPGVGLISPPPHHDIYSIEDLAQLIHDLKNVNPRADISVKLVSEVGVGTIAAGVAKAKADHIVIAGHDGGTGASPWSSIKHAGSPWELGLAETQQTLVLNRLRDRVRVQTDGQLKTGRDVVIAALLGADEFGFATAPLVAQGCIMMRKCHLNTCPVGVATQDPVLRARFQGKPEHVINFFFFIAEEVRAIMASLGIRSFDDLIGRADLLDTKKGIEHWKAQGLDFSRVFYRPEVPGEVGVRHLHTQDHGLSGALDLQLIEKCRPAFEKGEKVHFLQDVRNVNRTVGAMLSGELTRVRPEGLPDNTVFIQMEGTGGQSFGAFLAPGITLYLIGDANDYTGKGLSGGRVAVRPSIEFRGKAEENIIVGNTVLYGATSGEAFFRGVAGERFAVRLSGAEAVVEGTGDHGCEYMTGGTVVVLGQTGRNFAAGMSGGVAYVYDVDGSFAKRCNTSMVDLHPLLPEDQQLAQTQGALHFGDSDEAHLRRLLESHHKWTGSQRASELLDDWEATLKRFVKVFPKEYQRALRERAQAGTVQAADTTSMQTAQPGNPVAAQGTLTK
- a CDS encoding HD domain-containing phosphohydrolase, which codes for MDLAALPSDLTLHLTQVGLTASNLSAALRPVLDTLTSHAGARTATYYQRRDHTGRAGPPGPSYPARVCQGPAPLPTLPTDLTRALQRHADLLEWPPDGHRPPLLAAPIHDRDGTLLGALLITHDTPDWSASHRTLLRTLAGLVTLVAARLHAEERERDAHEHALRALSLALEARDHDLRGHTDRVTQLALLVGQAMHLPPDSLGALRWGAYLHDIGKLTLPDDVLHHPGPLTPAMRDRMHQHVQEGLNLARQLPFVPPEALDVIAAHHERWDGSGYPRGRSGTAIPLTARIFAACDVFDALTSPRAYKHAWTPGDALHFVQQGSGTHFDPQVVQALTQVLGHHAA